From Permianibacter aggregans, a single genomic window includes:
- a CDS encoding cytochrome b has product MGWIDARFPFTETMEYHVTKYYAPKNFNFWYFFGSFALLVLVNQILTGIWLTMFYNNSAEGAFASVEYIMRDVELGWLIRYMHSTGASFFFIVVYLHMFRGLMYGSYKKPRELLWIIGMVIFLLLMAEAFMGYLLPWGQMSYWGAQVIINLFGAIPFGIGDALTLWIRGDYVVSGATLNRFFALHVVALPLALVGLVFVHLVALHKVGSNNPDGIEIKKNKDENGIPVDGIPFHPYYTVKDIMGVVGLLMAFCLVIFFFPEGGGYFLEPPNFVPADSLKTPEHIAPVWYFTPFYAILRAVPNKLAGVVAMGGAIAVLFVLPWLDRNPIKSIRYRGWPFKVALALFVVAFIILGILGALPPTDAKTLLARVCTLIYFGFFAYLAFFSKWEAKFNKPEPNRVS; this is encoded by the coding sequence ATGGGCTGGATTGACGCGCGTTTCCCGTTCACCGAAACGATGGAATACCACGTCACCAAGTACTATGCGCCAAAAAATTTCAATTTCTGGTATTTCTTCGGTTCGTTTGCGTTGCTGGTGCTGGTCAATCAAATCCTGACCGGTATCTGGTTGACGATGTTCTACAACAACTCTGCTGAAGGCGCGTTCGCTTCGGTCGAGTACATCATGCGTGACGTTGAGCTCGGCTGGTTGATTCGCTACATGCATTCGACCGGTGCGTCGTTCTTCTTCATCGTCGTTTATCTGCATATGTTCCGTGGCCTGATGTACGGCTCGTACAAAAAACCGCGTGAGCTGCTGTGGATCATCGGCATGGTTATTTTCCTGTTGCTGATGGCCGAAGCGTTCATGGGTTATTTGCTGCCTTGGGGTCAAATGTCCTACTGGGGCGCGCAGGTGATCATCAACTTGTTCGGTGCGATACCGTTTGGTATCGGCGATGCACTGACGCTGTGGATTCGTGGTGATTACGTTGTCTCCGGTGCTACCTTGAACCGCTTCTTTGCGCTGCACGTGGTGGCGCTGCCGCTGGCCCTGGTTGGTCTGGTGTTCGTGCACTTGGTCGCTTTGCACAAGGTCGGTTCCAATAACCCGGACGGCATCGAGATCAAGAAGAACAAAGACGAAAACGGCATTCCGGTCGATGGCATCCCATTCCACCCGTACTACACGGTCAAGGACATCATGGGCGTTGTCGGTTTGCTGATGGCGTTCTGTTTGGTCATTTTCTTCTTCCCGGAAGGTGGTGGTTACTTCCTGGAGCCGCCAAACTTTGTCCCGGCGGATTCGCTGAAAACCCCTGAGCACATTGCTCCAGTGTGGTACTTCACGCCGTTCTACGCGATTCTGCGTGCGGTGCCGAACAAGCTTGCCGGTGTTGTCGCGATGGGTGGTGCCATTGCCGTGTTGTTCGTGTTGCCATGGCTGGATCGCAATCCGATCAAGTCGATTCGCTACCGCGGCTGGCCGTTCAAAGTAGCGTTGGCGTTGTTCGTGGTTGCGTTCATCATTCTCGGTATTCTCGGTGCACTGCCGCCGACCGATGCCAAGACCTTGCTGGCGCGCGTTTGTACGCTGATCTACTTCGGTTTCTTCGCTTACCTCGCATTCTTCTCGAAATGGGAAGCGAAATTCAATAAACCAGAACCAAACCGGGTGAGTTGA
- a CDS encoding penicillin-binding protein activator yields MMPKPGLFRLLILSSLLLTACETMRMPGDKGQPPLRNADYFLEAAKSSSGTRAALMRLSASELLLAENRNAEAVRVMENLRMAPLSEADQQKLYLMLAEAQLRVERPVEALNALSTLPRADRLSNKQQRERYALLSRAYAANFQPVEAAEALVQLQEYLNSVERLSNENAIWELLRGLNQETLTSGRLQSKDTELHGWLDLALLRVRHGTDPDQLPRVLLDWRQRYPEHPANRRLPEELSVALTAKRFDINRLAVMLPMTGRLAATGRMIRDGLMMAYYQDQHPEKPNEIVFYDSAIGDIGQTYQRAITEGADVVIGPLEREHVQKVAASPSILVPTLALNLVDPMQPPLSFYQFGLPVETEARQVATRALSNYRQVVIITNNDVLGDRANVTMQKWIERGKGVVLNNIRIHDEKQVEPLIEQALGVDASKRRARQLQQILGIEVVSQPRRRQDIEVILLAAKPSTARRIKPYLNFYFAQDIPVLATSYLYSGQPDPGRDADLNGIEFPEAPWLTESSDFLNEQRRQVKALWPTATTTQARYFALGHDAYQIAPELQRLQAFSDFSLSGLSGKLRMDRQGRIHRALPWARFRDGRVIGIGMMENPILEAELQEAEQREAEALKAQQAAEGEMLNPVEALPETLPPTPSDQETPQP; encoded by the coding sequence ATGATGCCAAAGCCCGGCCTGTTTCGCTTGTTGATTCTCAGCTCACTGCTGCTGACCGCCTGTGAAACCATGCGTATGCCCGGTGACAAGGGCCAGCCGCCGCTGCGCAATGCCGATTATTTTCTGGAAGCGGCGAAGTCGAGTTCGGGCACGCGTGCGGCGCTGATGCGCTTGTCGGCCAGCGAACTGTTGCTGGCGGAGAATCGCAATGCCGAAGCGGTGCGGGTCATGGAAAATCTGCGGATGGCGCCGCTCAGCGAAGCCGATCAACAGAAACTGTATCTGATGTTGGCCGAAGCGCAGTTGCGGGTCGAACGCCCAGTTGAGGCACTGAATGCGCTGAGTACGCTGCCGCGTGCGGATCGGTTGTCAAACAAGCAACAACGTGAACGCTATGCACTGCTGTCCCGGGCCTATGCAGCCAATTTCCAACCAGTGGAAGCGGCTGAAGCACTGGTGCAGTTGCAGGAATACCTCAATAGCGTCGAACGCTTGAGCAACGAAAACGCCATATGGGAGTTGCTGCGTGGACTGAATCAGGAAACGCTGACCAGCGGTCGACTGCAATCGAAAGACACTGAGCTGCATGGCTGGCTGGATCTGGCCTTGCTGCGCGTTCGTCATGGCACCGACCCGGATCAGCTGCCGCGCGTGTTGCTCGATTGGCGCCAACGCTATCCGGAGCATCCGGCCAATCGCCGCTTGCCGGAAGAGTTGAGTGTGGCGTTGACCGCCAAGCGTTTCGATATCAACCGCCTGGCGGTGATGCTACCAATGACCGGCAGGCTCGCCGCCACCGGCCGAATGATTCGCGATGGCCTGATGATGGCCTACTACCAGGACCAGCATCCGGAAAAGCCGAATGAAATCGTGTTCTACGACAGCGCTATTGGCGATATCGGCCAAACCTATCAGCGCGCCATCACTGAAGGCGCCGATGTCGTTATCGGACCGCTCGAACGCGAGCACGTGCAAAAAGTAGCGGCCAGTCCGAGCATCCTGGTGCCGACGTTGGCGCTGAATCTGGTCGACCCGATGCAACCGCCACTGAGCTTTTATCAATTTGGTTTGCCGGTGGAAACGGAAGCGCGCCAGGTGGCGACGCGCGCACTGAGCAATTATCGTCAGGTCGTGATCATCACCAACAATGATGTGCTCGGCGATCGGGCCAATGTCACGATGCAAAAATGGATCGAACGCGGCAAAGGCGTTGTGCTGAACAATATTCGCATTCACGATGAAAAACAGGTTGAGCCGCTGATCGAACAAGCGCTTGGCGTTGATGCCTCAAAACGTCGCGCCCGTCAGCTGCAACAAATCCTTGGTATCGAAGTGGTGTCGCAGCCGCGTCGTCGTCAGGACATCGAGGTAATTCTGCTGGCCGCGAAGCCCTCGACCGCACGTCGCATCAAACCCTATCTGAATTTTTATTTCGCTCAGGACATTCCCGTGTTGGCGACCTCATATCTGTACAGTGGCCAACCGGATCCGGGGCGCGACGCCGACCTGAATGGCATCGAGTTTCCGGAGGCGCCGTGGCTGACCGAAAGTTCCGATTTTCTGAACGAACAGCGCCGGCAAGTGAAAGCACTATGGCCGACCGCAACAACGACACAGGCGCGCTATTTCGCCCTCGGTCACGATGCCTACCAGATTGCCCCGGAATTGCAGCGCCTGCAGGCATTCAGCGATTTTTCGCTGAGCGGATTGAGCGGCAAATTGCGTATGGATAGGCAGGGTCGAATCCATCGTGCGCTACCCTGGGCCCGTTTCCGCGATGGCCGCGTGATCGGTATCGGCATGATGGAGAACCCGATACTCGAAGCGGAATTGCAAGAAGCCGAACAGCGCGAGGCAGAAGCCTTGAAAGCGCAACAGGCGGCCGAAGGCGAAATGCTGAACCCGGTCGAAGCATTGCCGGAGACACTGCCACCGACGCCTTCTGATCAGGAAACGCCGCAGCCATGA
- a CDS encoding ClpXP protease specificity-enhancing factor, with protein sequence MSSSRPYFLRAAYDWILDNQCTPYLLVDARDERVQVPREFVKNGEIVLNINPSAVGKFFWDNDYIEFSARFGGVARQMHIPIWAVLAIYAKENGEGMAFGPAEAPGVKAESPTLQAVDDSDGNEPPPESPAPPDKGGKRPSLKVVK encoded by the coding sequence ATGAGTTCCAGCCGGCCGTATTTTCTGCGCGCGGCCTACGACTGGATTCTCGACAATCAGTGCACGCCGTATTTATTGGTGGATGCCCGTGATGAGCGGGTGCAGGTGCCACGCGAATTCGTCAAAAATGGCGAGATTGTGCTGAACATCAATCCTTCTGCGGTCGGCAAATTTTTCTGGGATAACGACTACATCGAATTTTCCGCGCGCTTTGGCGGTGTTGCCCGGCAAATGCATATCCCTATCTGGGCGGTGCTGGCCATTTACGCCAAGGAAAACGGTGAAGGCATGGCATTCGGCCCGGCCGAAGCACCGGGCGTGAAGGCAGAGAGCCCAACTCTGCAGGCGGTCGATGATAGCGACGGCAACGAGCCACCTCCCGAGTCGCCAGCACCGCCAGACAAAGGCGGTAAACGGCCTAGCTTGAAAGTGGTCAAATAA
- a CDS encoding BON domain-containing protein, translating to MLARILALVVMVYLSTGCVGVAVVGAGAGAVMADDPRSFGTQIDDENIESRALRAIRDNNEISAQSHVEVVSYNRVVLVVGQTPAESYRTQIGQLVAEVPNVRKVYNEVKVTVPRSALTAMSDSTITSKIKSALLVESEFPSSNVKVVTENSEVFLMGLVTRKQAERATEIARTTNGVEKVVQIFEIQES from the coding sequence ATGTTGGCGAGAATCTTGGCGCTGGTCGTAATGGTTTACTTGAGCACGGGTTGTGTTGGTGTGGCCGTGGTAGGCGCTGGTGCCGGCGCCGTGATGGCCGATGACCCACGGTCGTTTGGCACCCAGATTGATGATGAGAATATCGAGAGCCGCGCGTTGCGGGCGATCCGCGATAACAATGAAATCAGCGCGCAAAGCCATGTCGAAGTGGTCAGCTACAACCGTGTTGTGCTGGTCGTCGGCCAAACGCCGGCAGAAAGTTATCGAACCCAAATTGGCCAACTGGTTGCCGAGGTGCCGAATGTCCGTAAAGTCTATAACGAAGTGAAAGTCACCGTGCCGCGCTCGGCATTGACGGCAATGTCGGATTCGACGATCACCAGTAAAATCAAATCAGCGTTGTTGGTCGAGTCGGAATTTCCTTCATCGAATGTCAAAGTCGTTACCGAGAATAGCGAAGTGTTTCTGATGGGCTTGGTGACACGCAAGCAAGCCGAGCGAGCCACCGAAATTGCCCGCACGACCAATGGCGTCGAAAAAGTGGTGCAAATATTTGAGATTCAGGAAAGCTGA
- the rpsI gene encoding 30S ribosomal protein S9 has product MAQQQNYGTGRRKTAAARVFLRPGTGNITVNDRSLDVFFGRETSRMIVRQPLVLTETLERFDVYVTVEGGGGTGQAGAIRLGITRALMEYDETLRPALRAAGYVTRDAREVERKKVGLHKARKRPQYSKR; this is encoded by the coding sequence ATGGCTCAGCAACAAAACTACGGCACCGGCCGGCGTAAAACTGCCGCGGCTCGCGTGTTCCTGCGCCCGGGCACCGGCAACATCACCGTTAACGATCGCAGCCTGGATGTATTCTTCGGCCGCGAAACGTCACGCATGATTGTTCGCCAACCGCTCGTGCTTACCGAAACCCTGGAAAGGTTCGACGTGTACGTCACCGTTGAAGGTGGTGGTGGTACTGGCCAAGCCGGTGCTATCCGTTTGGGCATCACCCGTGCCCTGATGGAATACGACGAAACCCTGCGTCCGGCCTTGCGTGCCGCTGGTTATGTGACCCGCGACGCCCGTGAAGTCGAGCGTAAGAAAGTCGGTCTGCACAAAGCCCGTAAGCGTCCTCAGTACTCCAAGCGTTAA
- a CDS encoding cytochrome c1, which produces MKKILSLILAVGSFAAVAAGPSVELEKANIQPDNLVSLQNGAKLYVNYCMGCHSLEFQRYERMAKDLEIPNEIVIQNLMVTGDKIGEQMKIAMDKKDAAEWFGAAPPDLTLVARVRKNGVDWLYSYLKGFYRDETRPYGVNNTVFPNVGMPHVMENLQGVQVKTDDGKLELVEQGSMTPEEYDQAVLDITNFLHYVAEPMKSDRREIGVYVLMFLLVLFGLAYLLKKEYWKDVH; this is translated from the coding sequence ATGAAAAAGATTCTAAGTCTGATTCTGGCGGTTGGTTCGTTTGCCGCCGTTGCGGCCGGTCCCAGTGTCGAGCTGGAAAAAGCCAATATCCAGCCGGACAATCTGGTATCGCTGCAAAACGGTGCCAAGTTGTACGTCAACTATTGCATGGGCTGCCACTCGCTGGAGTTTCAGCGTTATGAGCGCATGGCCAAAGATCTGGAAATTCCAAATGAAATCGTTATTCAGAATCTGATGGTCACCGGCGACAAAATCGGTGAGCAGATGAAGATTGCGATGGACAAAAAGGACGCTGCCGAATGGTTTGGTGCGGCACCGCCGGATCTCACTCTGGTTGCCCGTGTGCGCAAGAATGGCGTTGATTGGCTGTACAGCTACCTGAAAGGTTTTTACCGTGATGAAACCCGCCCTTACGGCGTCAACAACACGGTATTCCCGAACGTTGGTATGCCGCACGTGATGGAAAATCTTCAGGGCGTGCAGGTGAAAACCGATGATGGCAAGCTGGAGCTGGTCGAGCAGGGCAGCATGACGCCGGAGGAATACGATCAGGCGGTGCTCGATATCACCAATTTCCTGCACTATGTCGCCGAGCCGATGAAGTCGGATCGCCGGGAAATCGGTGTTTATGTACTGATGTTCTTGCTGGTGCTGTTCGGTTTGGCATATCTGCTGAAGAAAGAATACTGGAAAGACGTGCACTGA
- the petA gene encoding ubiquinol-cytochrome c reductase iron-sulfur subunit codes for MAEQHDGVDLGRRRVLTWATAAVGAVGAGFAAVPFIASWRPSARAQAAGAPVEVDVSKVELGGQVTVPWRGQPVVVVRRTPEMVTALDTLANELRDPDSNESMQPEYTKNASRAIKPEYFVAVRTCTHLRCVPLYQPDKSNELVEGGFYCPCHGSKFDLAGRVYKGVPAPTNLDIPPYSYIGETTLLIGVDQQGAA; via the coding sequence ATGGCTGAACAACATGACGGTGTCGATCTGGGCCGTCGCCGCGTGCTGACTTGGGCCACCGCTGCCGTAGGCGCAGTCGGTGCCGGTTTTGCCGCCGTGCCGTTCATCGCTTCTTGGCGTCCTAGCGCCCGGGCTCAAGCCGCCGGTGCGCCGGTGGAAGTCGATGTGTCGAAAGTCGAACTCGGTGGCCAAGTGACGGTGCCGTGGCGCGGCCAACCGGTGGTCGTCGTGCGTCGCACACCGGAAATGGTCACCGCGCTCGATACGCTGGCCAATGAATTGCGTGATCCGGACTCGAATGAGTCGATGCAACCGGAATACACCAAGAACGCCTCTCGTGCGATCAAGCCGGAATATTTCGTTGCTGTGCGTACCTGCACCCACTTGCGCTGTGTACCGCTGTATCAGCCAGACAAGAGCAACGAACTGGTTGAAGGTGGTTTCTACTGCCCTTGCCATGGCTCCAAATTCGATTTGGCTGGCCGCGTCTACAAAGGCGTACCGGCACCGACCAATCTCGACATTCCGCCCTATTCCTATATTGGTGAGACCACGCTGCTGATCGGCGTCGATCAACAAGGAGCTGCATAA
- a CDS encoding YraN family protein: MKWLRRTRQQQTGGAGEHAAEQELLAAGLKLVTRNYHCRGGEIDLIMQDGNTLVFVEVRVRNNSRFGSAEESIGFRKQQRLQTAALHFLQHHRQFQHAACRFDSYCITDGKVQWLKNAFQT; encoded by the coding sequence ATGAAATGGTTGCGGCGCACCCGTCAACAACAAACCGGTGGCGCCGGTGAACACGCGGCGGAACAGGAATTGTTGGCCGCCGGCTTGAAACTGGTCACCCGCAATTACCATTGCCGCGGCGGTGAAATCGATTTGATCATGCAGGACGGCAATACCCTGGTGTTTGTCGAAGTGCGGGTGCGCAACAACAGCCGCTTTGGTAGCGCCGAGGAATCGATTGGTTTTCGTAAACAGCAGCGCCTGCAAACAGCGGCGCTGCATTTTTTGCAACATCACCGGCAGTTTCAGCACGCCGCCTGTCGTTTCGATTCTTACTGCATTACCGACGGCAAGGTGCAATGGCTGAAGAACGCTTTTCAAACCTGA
- the rplM gene encoding 50S ribosomal protein L13, with translation MKTVSAKPETVKRDWLLVDADGKTLGRLATEVARRLRGKHKPEYTPHVDTGDYIVVINAEKVKVTGAKWTDKKYYDHSGYTGGIKETAFKDMIATYPERTIERAVKGMLPKGPLGRAMFRKLKVYAGTEHKHTAQQPKVLEI, from the coding sequence ATGAAGACTGTCAGCGCCAAGCCCGAGACCGTCAAACGCGACTGGTTATTGGTCGATGCCGACGGCAAGACCCTGGGCCGTCTGGCCACTGAGGTAGCACGCCGGCTGCGTGGCAAGCACAAGCCAGAGTACACGCCGCACGTCGACACCGGTGATTACATCGTCGTGATCAATGCCGAAAAGGTAAAGGTCACCGGCGCCAAGTGGACCGACAAAAAGTACTATGATCACTCCGGTTACACCGGCGGTATCAAGGAAACGGCATTTAAGGACATGATCGCAACCTATCCGGAGCGGACTATTGAGCGCGCTGTGAAAGGCATGCTGCCCAAGGGTCCCCTGGGTCGCGCGATGTTCCGTAAACTGAAAGTGTACGCTGGTACTGAGCACAAACACACCGCTCAGCAGCCGAAAGTGCTCGAAATCTAA
- a CDS encoding SIS domain-containing protein produces the protein MEAKQRIRDLYNEFIQTQIASVDLLSDSIQRAGDALVQALLGGHKIMTCGIGGSAGVAQLMAAALINRLDRERPSLPAISLNTDGVALSSVAEDQGFNEAYAKQVRALGQAGDVLVALSTSGNARSVIAAMEAALSRDMLIIALTGKDGGSMAGLLGPHDVEIRAPSNVSARIQESHLFVVHCLCDHIDRALFGTPGN, from the coding sequence ATGGAAGCGAAACAACGCATTCGCGATTTGTATAACGAATTTATCCAGACCCAGATCGCTTCGGTGGATCTATTATCGGATTCGATTCAGCGCGCCGGCGATGCGCTGGTGCAGGCGCTGCTCGGTGGTCATAAAATCATGACCTGCGGCATTGGCGGCTCCGCCGGCGTCGCGCAATTGATGGCGGCGGCGTTGATCAATCGGCTTGACCGCGAACGGCCAAGTTTGCCGGCGATTTCGCTGAACACCGATGGCGTTGCACTCAGCTCCGTTGCCGAGGATCAGGGCTTCAACGAAGCCTACGCCAAACAGGTGCGTGCGCTCGGTCAGGCTGGCGATGTACTGGTAGCGCTGTCGACGTCCGGCAACGCCCGCAGCGTAATCGCCGCGATGGAAGCGGCGCTCAGTCGCGATATGCTGATCATTGCGCTGACCGGCAAGGATGGCGGCAGCATGGCCGGTTTGCTCGGCCCGCACGATGTTGAAATTCGCGCACCGTCGAATGTCAGTGCGCGCATTCAGGAAAGCCATTTGTTTGTCGTGCATTGTTTGTGTGACCATATTGATCGGGCGTTGTTCGGTACGCCCGGAAACTGA